A single region of the Aeromicrobium chenweiae genome encodes:
- a CDS encoding isochorismatase family protein produces the protein MTTALIVVDVQNDFCEGGSLAVTGGAQVAQDVADLLGTGSYATVVATRDHHIDPGGHFSDTPDFVDSWPRHCVVGTEGELLHAPLTPEMFAETFFKGEYAAAYSGFEGSSVSGVMLADWLRAEGIDAVDVCGIATDYCVRATALDAAREGFTVRVLEGLTAAVSPDTLPRVRDEWVAAGVATA, from the coding sequence GGGCGGCTCGCTCGCCGTCACGGGTGGCGCCCAGGTCGCGCAGGACGTCGCCGACCTCCTTGGCACAGGCTCGTACGCCACGGTCGTCGCGACCCGCGACCACCACATCGATCCCGGCGGCCACTTCTCGGACACGCCGGACTTCGTCGACTCGTGGCCCCGGCACTGCGTCGTCGGCACCGAGGGCGAGCTCCTGCACGCCCCGCTGACGCCGGAGATGTTCGCCGAGACGTTCTTCAAGGGCGAGTACGCCGCGGCGTACTCGGGCTTCGAGGGCTCCTCGGTGTCCGGCGTGATGCTTGCCGACTGGCTGCGCGCCGAGGGGATCGACGCCGTGGACGTCTGCGGGATCGCGACCGATTACTGCGTCCGCGCCACCGCCCTGGACGCCGCGCGGGAGGGCTTCACCGTGCGCGTCCTGGAGGGGCTGACCGCCGCGGTCTCGCCCGACACCCTGCCGCGGGTGCGCGACGAGTGGGTCGCGGCCGGGGTGGCGACCGCCTGA